From Pseudanabaena sp. PCC 6802, one genomic window encodes:
- a CDS encoding RecQ family ATP-dependent DNA helicase yields MEEVNWEAIQDAFQRIWGYDDFRYPQREVIEALMQRRDSLVILATGSGKSICFQLPALLQEGLTVAISPLLSLMADQVQDLQARGLPVAMLNSTLSTPERRQVLQNLSKLRLLYVSPETLLSQPVWKRLCEPEIEIAGLMLDEAHCLVQWGDSFRPAYRRLGAVRAALLRQKSPDRSNIAVAAFTATADPHTQQELQACLQLQNPQIIRTSPYRPNLSLNVAIAWTVAGRKRQCLKFIEAHRDEPGIIYMRSRRETEALATWLQSQSLHGQSLYTTAYHAGLPTEERRRIEQEWLVGKYQFIVCTSAFGLGINNPKTRWVLHYQAPLTLAEYIQEVGRAGRDGKPAQALMLVSEPTGWLDASDRDRQSFFVQQQQNLQRRAQSLISKLPNRGNYETVTHTHTDAAIALGLLHSAGKLTWHSPFDYELHGDKQIQIEFDEAPLEEMQAYIRTRTCRWAFLMQAFGFDREARNLRCGACDRCCARK; encoded by the coding sequence ATGGAAGAGGTAAATTGGGAGGCGATCCAGGATGCATTCCAGCGAATTTGGGGATACGATGATTTTCGCTATCCGCAAAGAGAAGTAATTGAGGCTTTGATGCAACGTCGAGATAGCCTGGTTATCCTCGCCACAGGTAGCGGTAAGTCGATTTGCTTCCAGTTGCCAGCGCTGCTCCAGGAAGGGTTGACCGTTGCGATTTCCCCTCTGCTATCGCTAATGGCGGATCAAGTCCAGGATTTACAGGCGCGTGGACTTCCAGTTGCCATGCTCAATAGCACTCTCAGTACTCCAGAGCGCCGACAGGTTTTACAAAACTTGAGCAAATTGCGCTTGCTGTACGTTTCGCCAGAAACTCTACTGAGCCAGCCCGTATGGAAGCGTTTGTGCGAGCCAGAGATCGAAATCGCTGGATTGATGTTGGATGAAGCTCATTGTTTGGTGCAGTGGGGAGACTCGTTTCGCCCTGCCTATCGACGTTTGGGCGCAGTTCGCGCCGCGCTACTCCGGCAGAAATCCCCCGATCGCAGCAATATCGCAGTCGCCGCATTTACCGCCACTGCCGATCCGCATACCCAACAGGAACTGCAAGCCTGCCTGCAACTGCAAAACCCCCAGATTATTCGTACCAGTCCCTATCGTCCCAATCTGAGCTTAAACGTGGCGATCGCCTGGACGGTCGCCGGACGCAAACGCCAGTGCCTCAAGTTTATCGAAGCTCATCGCGATGAACCAGGGATTATCTATATGCGCAGTCGCCGCGAAACCGAGGCTCTTGCCACCTGGCTGCAAAGCCAGTCGCTTCACGGTCAATCTTTGTATACCACCGCCTACCATGCTGGGCTGCCTACAGAAGAACGCCGCCGCATCGAGCAGGAATGGCTCGTAGGCAAATATCAATTTATCGTTTGCACCTCCGCCTTTGGGCTAGGGATTAACAACCCCAAAACGCGCTGGGTGCTGCACTATCAAGCGCCACTGACTTTGGCAGAATACATTCAGGAGGTGGGACGGGCAGGACGGGACGGCAAACCAGCGCAGGCATTAATGCTGGTGAGCGAGCCGACGGGCTGGCTGGATGCCAGCGATCGCGATCGCCAATCCTTCTTCGTCCAACAGCAGCAAAACCTGCAACGTCGCGCCCAATCACTCATCTCAAAACTACCAAATCGCGGCAATTATGAGACCGTGACGCATACCCATACCGATGCCGCGATCGCTTTGGGCTTATTGCACAGTGCGGGAAAGCTGACCTGGCACAGCCCGTTTGACTACGAACTGCATGGCGACAAGCAAATCCAGATTGAATTTGATGAAGCGCCCCTAGAAGAAATGCAAGCATACATCCGCACCCGTACTTGTCGCTGGGCTTTTTTAATGCAGGCTTTTGGCTTCGATCGCGAAGCCAGGAATTTGCGATGCGGTGCTTGCGATCGCTGCTGTGCCCGCAAATGA
- a CDS encoding transposase: MLVCLLTCCGLLGFCDSRPLTQNSDQSLRPSKRERTRLNFIASISHQGTIQFMLYTCTLTAPVFIEFLQRLIDKRSAKLFWIVDRHPVHRERPVQQWLEQHSQEIELFYLPSYSPQLNPVEYLNGDVKQRVHAKPLTRNLSQLKHRVLSQLQKLQRLPAHIRSYFKHPSIIYAAL; encoded by the coding sequence TTGCTTGTTTGCCTCTTAACATGTTGCGGTCTCCTTGGTTTTTGTGATTCTAGACCGCTTACACAAAATTCTGATCAGTCTCTTCGTCCCAGTAAACGCGAACGGACAAGGTTGAATTTCATTGCTAGCATCAGCCATCAAGGTACGATTCAATTTATGCTTTACACCTGTACCTTGACGGCTCCAGTATTTATTGAATTTCTGCAACGGTTGATTGACAAGCGCTCAGCCAAACTGTTTTGGATCGTGGATCGTCATCCCGTCCACCGAGAGCGCCCCGTCCAGCAATGGTTAGAGCAGCACTCCCAGGAGATCGAGTTATTTTATTTACCTTCCTATTCACCGCAGTTGAATCCAGTAGAGTACCTCAATGGTGATGTTAAACAGCGAGTTCATGCCAAACCTTTGACGCGAAACCTGAGTCAATTAAAACATAGAGTGCTATCTCAACTGCAGAAATTGCAGAGATTGCCTGCCCACATTAGGAGTTACTTTAAGCATCCATCTATTATTTATGCTGCGCTATAG
- a CDS encoding IS256 family transposase — translation MLRGKQATNRTDELLDELVSECHSPEDILGESGLLKQLSQRLIERALTGELSHHLKSSTPKGEEAVEDEVVRRNSRNGYSQKTVQSQQGEMELSIPRDRNGEFDPVLVPKHQRRIAGLDEKILAMYARGLSTRDISAQLEELYGAKISAALISEVTDAVSDEVKAWQCRPLEPVYPIIYLDALYVNIKVSGRVSKRAVYVVLGITVEGNKELLGLWIGEVESEGAKFWLKVLTDLKNRGVKDILIACCDGLVGFPQAIEAVFPQTQVQLCIVHLIRNCLRHVPWKDAKAVVADLKPIYHAATLAEAEAALEAFAAKWDRLYPAISQIWLRHWQNIIPIFDYPMDIRKVIYTTNAIESLNRSLRKVIKTKAVFPDEESVFKLMFLAMHNIAKRWTRPLKDWKAALSYFAILFPGRLNY, via the coding sequence ATGTTAAGAGGCAAACAAGCAACTAATCGTACAGATGAACTACTAGACGAGTTGGTGTCAGAGTGCCATAGCCCCGAGGACATTCTAGGAGAATCGGGCTTACTGAAGCAACTGAGTCAACGACTAATCGAGCGAGCGCTCACGGGAGAGCTGAGCCATCACCTCAAATCAAGCACGCCTAAGGGAGAGGAAGCGGTAGAAGACGAAGTTGTGCGACGCAACAGCCGCAATGGCTACTCGCAGAAGACGGTGCAGTCGCAACAGGGCGAAATGGAGTTGTCGATACCGCGAGACCGTAACGGCGAGTTTGACCCCGTGCTGGTACCGAAACACCAAAGGCGAATAGCAGGACTCGATGAGAAAATCCTGGCTATGTATGCACGGGGATTAAGCACCCGAGACATTAGTGCTCAACTCGAAGAACTCTATGGTGCCAAGATCTCCGCCGCACTCATCAGTGAGGTCACTGATGCAGTTAGCGACGAGGTCAAGGCTTGGCAGTGCCGTCCCCTGGAACCTGTATATCCCATCATTTACCTCGATGCCCTCTACGTGAATATCAAGGTGTCGGGTCGGGTGAGCAAGCGAGCGGTCTATGTCGTCTTGGGTATTACGGTTGAGGGCAACAAAGAATTGCTTGGGCTGTGGATTGGGGAGGTGGAATCCGAAGGCGCTAAGTTCTGGCTCAAGGTGCTGACTGACCTCAAAAACCGTGGGGTCAAGGACATTCTGATTGCCTGTTGCGATGGCTTAGTGGGATTCCCCCAGGCGATTGAGGCTGTTTTCCCGCAAACCCAGGTGCAACTATGTATTGTGCATCTGATCCGCAACTGTTTGCGTCATGTGCCCTGGAAAGACGCTAAAGCTGTTGTGGCTGACCTCAAGCCCATTTATCATGCTGCCACTTTGGCAGAAGCCGAAGCTGCGCTTGAGGCTTTTGCCGCCAAGTGGGATCGCCTATACCCCGCGATTAGCCAAATCTGGCTGCGCCATTGGCAGAACATTATCCCCATCTTTGACTATCCCATGGACATCCGCAAAGTCATCTACACTACCAATGCCATTGAATCCCTCAATCGCTCCCTGCGCAAGGTGATTAAAACCAAGGCTGTCTTCCCCGATGAGGAATCTGTCTTCAAGCTCATGTTCTTGGCCATGCATAACATTGCCAAGCGTTGGACTCGCCCCCTTAAAGATTGGAAGGCAGCGTTGTCATATTTTGCTATCCTATTCCCAGGACGTTTAAATTACTGA
- a CDS encoding IS630 family transposase, whose protein sequence is MNKPDGRHLSIETQNYLRQQAIRLREQGKRVCDISEYLGIHRNTISEWWWAYQDYGEAALFQQRRGREVGEGRTLSAAEEATIAAMLQGHSPEDYQIESALWTRRAVQTLIEQELGVEMPIRTVGEYLQRWGYSPQKPIERAYEQDPAAVKRWLQEEYPAIERQAQAEGADIEWGDESGLSSDEYGGRGYAPKGHPPEIRPESAQIFV, encoded by the coding sequence ATGAATAAACCCGATGGCCGACACCTATCGATAGAGACGCAAAATTACCTTCGTCAGCAAGCGATCCGACTGCGAGAGCAAGGGAAACGAGTATGTGATATCAGTGAGTACCTGGGGATTCATCGTAACACGATTAGCGAGTGGTGGTGGGCGTATCAAGATTATGGAGAAGCAGCCCTGTTTCAGCAGAGACGAGGACGAGAGGTGGGGGAAGGGCGAACTTTAAGTGCGGCAGAGGAAGCAACCATTGCGGCGATGCTGCAGGGGCATAGTCCAGAGGATTACCAGATCGAGAGCGCCTTGTGGACTAGACGAGCCGTGCAAACACTAATCGAGCAAGAATTAGGAGTGGAGATGCCGATACGCACAGTGGGGGAATATCTCCAACGATGGGGCTACAGCCCTCAGAAGCCCATCGAACGTGCTTACGAGCAAGACCCCGCCGCCGTGAAACGCTGGTTACAGGAAGAATATCCCGCGATTGAGCGCCAAGCGCAAGCAGAAGGTGCCGACATCGAGTGGGGAGATGAATCGGGACTCAGTTCTGATGAGTATGGGGGGCGAGGCTACGCCCCCAAGGGACATCCGCCTGAAATTCGTCCCGAGAGTGCTCAGATTTTTGTGTAA
- the trmB gene encoding tRNA (guanosine(46)-N7)-methyltransferase TrmB produces MSSQSISIPAGNIPSSNLGPIKRVRVREHVNPLGQRYQSATQPPDWEAVYADWSKPLSLDIGCGRGEYILQMAQLKPDWNWLGLEIREPLVHSAIAAQRSLNLHNLHYIFCNANTSLAGLLPRHKIQQLTIQFPDPWFKRRQHKRRVVQPQLVQDLSALLVPGAQVLLQSDILMVAQEMLKHFEADPRFVNLAGRGQFADRDIYPEHIPTDREAWTLQQGGNIYRVLLKFAAFSNQ; encoded by the coding sequence ATGAGTTCACAGTCGATTTCAATTCCAGCGGGGAATATACCAAGCTCAAATCTAGGCCCGATCAAGCGGGTACGGGTTAGAGAGCATGTCAATCCGCTGGGACAAAGGTATCAATCTGCCACACAGCCGCCGGATTGGGAAGCGGTCTATGCTGATTGGTCAAAACCCCTCAGTCTGGATATCGGTTGTGGCAGGGGTGAGTATATTTTGCAGATGGCGCAACTCAAGCCAGATTGGAATTGGTTGGGATTGGAGATTCGCGAACCATTAGTGCATAGCGCGATCGCCGCACAGCGATCGCTAAATCTGCACAACCTGCATTACATATTTTGCAATGCCAACACTTCGCTGGCAGGTCTATTACCGCGCCATAAAATCCAACAGTTAACGATTCAGTTTCCCGATCCCTGGTTTAAGCGCCGCCAGCATAAACGGCGCGTAGTACAGCCGCAGTTAGTCCAGGATTTGAGCGCGTTGCTCGTGCCTGGGGCACAAGTCCTACTGCAATCAGATATCCTGATGGTGGCACAGGAGATGCTAAAGCATTTTGAAGCAGATCCGCGATTTGTCAACCTTGCGGGTAGGGGGCAGTTTGCCGATCGCGACATCTATCCCGAACATATCCCTACCGATCGCGAAGCATGGACTCTGCAGCAGGGCGGAAATATTTACAGAGTGCTTCTAAAATTTGCCGCCTTCAGCAATCAATAG
- the sppA gene encoding signal peptide peptidase SppA, producing MQLNRIIALVLVAVCFVATAFGIQRRQADEAFSLKSIEKGRDRLELISIDGAITGARTGLNSAIAVRNRLMEIEDVSGIKGVLLTINSPGGTVGASKEVYEAVKKLTEKKPVVVSMLDQATSGGYYIASAANKIYANAGTLTGSIGVILSGLNVKELFTRIGVEPQTIKTGPYKDIFSPFRPISDPEKELLQGLLTSTYEEFVADVAKGRKMDVAAVRKLADGRIYTGTQAKENGLVDAIGTYDDAVADLRKQVRAKFNLPESTDLPIERGSSSFERFLDQLFSGASTNLQLASPLNSLIDAVAPRLLKNSSTGLSSDDPPILLLPSWYTS from the coding sequence ATGCAACTCAACCGGATTATCGCTTTAGTACTCGTAGCCGTTTGCTTTGTGGCAACAGCTTTTGGCATTCAACGCCGTCAGGCAGACGAGGCATTTAGTCTCAAAAGTATAGAGAAAGGTCGCGATCGCTTGGAATTAATTAGTATCGACGGTGCAATTACAGGCGCGCGTACTGGGTTGAATAGCGCGATCGCCGTGCGCAACCGCCTCATGGAGATTGAGGATGTAAGCGGTATCAAAGGCGTTTTACTGACGATTAACAGTCCTGGCGGTACGGTGGGCGCTAGTAAGGAAGTGTATGAAGCGGTTAAGAAATTAACAGAAAAGAAGCCAGTAGTGGTAAGTATGCTGGATCAAGCTACCAGCGGCGGTTATTACATTGCTAGTGCGGCTAATAAGATCTACGCCAATGCGGGTACGCTCACTGGCAGTATTGGCGTAATTCTAAGCGGGTTGAATGTCAAGGAATTATTCACCCGGATTGGTGTAGAGCCACAAACTATTAAAACTGGACCATATAAAGATATTTTTTCGCCTTTTCGACCAATTTCCGACCCAGAAAAGGAATTATTACAAGGACTGTTAACAAGTACCTATGAAGAATTTGTGGCTGATGTGGCCAAAGGTCGCAAAATGGATGTGGCAGCGGTACGCAAGCTGGCAGATGGGCGCATCTATACGGGGACTCAAGCTAAGGAGAACGGTCTGGTAGATGCGATCGGTACCTACGATGATGCAGTTGCGGATCTGCGCAAACAAGTTAGAGCGAAATTTAATCTTCCTGAAAGTACCGATTTGCCAATCGAGCGCGGCTCCAGCTCGTTCGAGCGGTTTCTGGATCAGCTTTTCTCTGGGGCTTCTACTAATCTACAACTAGCTTCACCTTTAAATTCGCTTATAGATGCAGTGGCACCGAGGTTGCTCAAAAATTCTAGCACTGGTCTATCTAGCGACGACCCACCAATTTTGCTTCTACCTAGTTGGTATACCAGCTAG
- the atpA gene encoding F0F1 ATP synthase subunit alpha codes for MVSIRPDEISNIIKQQIEQYNQELQVSNVGTVLQVGDGIARVFGLEKAMSGELLEFEDGTVGIALNLEEDNVGVVLMGSGREIAEGSSVKSTGKIAQIPVGEAFIGRVVDALARPIDGKGEIKTNDSRLIESPAPGIIARKSVFEPLQTGITSIDAMVPIGRGQRELIIGDRQTGKTAVAVDTILNQKEEDVICVYVAIGQKASTVAQVVGVLQERGAMDYTIVVTANANDPATLQYLAPYTGAALAEYFMYNGKHTLIIYDDLSKQAQAYRQMSLLLRRPPGREAYPGDVFYLHSRLLERAAKLSDKLGGGSMTALPIIETQAGDVSAYIPTNVISITDGQIFLTADLFNSGVRPAINPGISVSRVGSAAQVKAMKQVAGKIKLELAQFDDLAAFAQFASDLDKATQAQLQRGQRLREILKQPQYSPLPVSDQVAIIYTAINGHLDDVPADKVTKFTKEFRSYLSTSKPKYGELIKAEKKLGDEAEALLKEAIADFKKTFVATA; via the coding sequence ATGGTTAGTATCAGACCAGACGAAATAAGTAACATTATCAAGCAGCAGATCGAGCAATACAACCAGGAGCTACAGGTCTCTAACGTTGGTACGGTATTGCAGGTGGGTGATGGTATTGCCCGCGTTTTTGGCCTAGAAAAAGCCATGTCTGGCGAGCTGCTAGAGTTTGAAGATGGCACAGTTGGTATCGCACTAAACCTGGAAGAAGACAACGTGGGTGTGGTGCTGATGGGTTCAGGGCGCGAGATCGCCGAAGGTAGCTCTGTAAAGTCCACGGGTAAGATCGCTCAAATCCCAGTGGGTGAAGCATTCATTGGTCGTGTAGTTGACGCATTGGCAAGACCAATTGATGGTAAAGGTGAGATCAAAACCAACGATTCTCGCTTGATCGAATCGCCAGCCCCCGGCATTATCGCTCGTAAGTCAGTATTTGAACCGCTGCAAACTGGGATCACTTCCATCGACGCTATGGTGCCGATCGGACGCGGTCAACGCGAACTGATTATCGGCGACCGTCAAACTGGTAAGACCGCTGTGGCAGTAGATACTATCCTCAACCAAAAGGAAGAGGATGTCATCTGCGTTTACGTGGCGATCGGGCAAAAAGCTTCTACGGTGGCTCAAGTTGTGGGCGTACTGCAAGAAAGAGGCGCAATGGACTACACGATCGTAGTTACCGCCAACGCCAACGATCCTGCCACCTTGCAATATCTCGCTCCCTACACCGGTGCGGCGCTGGCTGAGTACTTCATGTACAACGGCAAGCACACGCTGATTATTTACGACGACCTGTCCAAGCAAGCACAGGCATATCGCCAAATGTCCTTGTTACTCCGTCGCCCGCCCGGACGCGAAGCCTATCCTGGCGATGTATTCTACCTCCACTCTCGTCTCCTGGAGCGCGCCGCTAAGTTAAGCGACAAGCTCGGTGGTGGCTCTATGACCGCTCTGCCAATTATCGAAACCCAGGCTGGTGACGTTTCGGCATACATTCCCACCAACGTAATTTCGATTACTGACGGTCAAATCTTCCTCACGGCTGACCTGTTTAACTCCGGCGTACGTCCTGCAATCAACCCCGGTATTTCCGTATCCCGCGTAGGTTCCGCCGCTCAGGTTAAGGCAATGAAACAGGTAGCTGGTAAGATCAAGCTAGAACTGGCTCAGTTCGACGATCTGGCCGCATTTGCCCAATTCGCCTCCGATCTCGACAAAGCTACGCAAGCACAGCTACAGCGCGGTCAGCGCCTGCGCGAAATTCTCAAACAACCGCAGTATTCGCCTCTACCCGTAAGCGATCAAGTCGCAATTATCTATACAGCGATCAACGGCCACCTTGATGATGTCCCTGCGGATAAGGTAACTAAGTTTACCAAAGAGTTCCGTTCCTACCTGTCAACCAGCAAACCCAAGTATGGCGAGTTGATCAAAGCAGAGAAGAAACTGGGCGATGAAGCTGAAGCACTCCTGAAAGAAGCGATCGCTGATTTTAAGAAAACTTTCGTAGCTACAGCCTAA
- the atpH gene encoding ATP synthase F1 subunit delta, with protein sequence MKSSSLSQTIVEPYAEALMSLAKEQGLVGDIGNDVELILAALSSSDDLKRFLSVPLIKDEAKKATINSVFGSQVNPLTLNFLLLLVDRSRILFLEPVCLKFQALLRQMNQIAFAEVTSAVPLSDDQQNTLRHRVREMTNAQGVELQIKVDPELIGGLIVKVGSQIVDASIRGQLRRFTSNLVVSSY encoded by the coding sequence GTGAAATCAAGTTCTCTTAGTCAAACAATAGTAGAACCTTATGCCGAAGCGCTGATGTCTTTAGCAAAGGAACAGGGCTTAGTTGGAGATATCGGCAATGATGTGGAGTTGATTTTAGCTGCACTTTCAAGCTCGGACGATCTCAAGCGCTTTTTGTCAGTGCCTTTGATTAAAGATGAAGCAAAGAAAGCAACGATTAACAGTGTATTTGGTTCGCAAGTTAATCCCTTGACTTTAAATTTTCTACTGTTATTAGTAGATCGCAGTCGCATTCTTTTCTTAGAACCAGTATGTTTGAAGTTTCAGGCATTACTGCGCCAGATGAACCAGATTGCCTTTGCAGAAGTGACATCAGCTGTTCCATTGAGCGACGATCAGCAAAATACTTTGCGTCATAGAGTCAGAGAGATGACCAATGCCCAGGGCGTAGAATTGCAAATCAAAGTCGATCCCGAATTAATCGGCGGTTTGATCGTTAAGGTTGGCTCTCAAATTGTTGATGCCAGTATTCGCGGACAACTGCGACGCTTCACCAGCAACCTTGTTGTTAGTAGCTATTAA
- a CDS encoding F0F1 ATP synthase subunit B, translating into MSIGLFLLASEAGEASGFGINFDIFGTNLINILILLGGVVYAGRGFVGKILSQRLEVIETAIADAEKRKREAVEQLADQQEKLAQARSECDRIKAAAQADAKVASDAILATVAADIERLREASAREIATEQERAIVQLRQQVAEKALAGVRAHFDRGLSDSVQQQLVNRSIELLGAK; encoded by the coding sequence ATGAGTATTGGTTTATTCCTACTTGCAAGTGAAGCAGGTGAGGCATCTGGATTTGGTATCAATTTTGATATCTTTGGGACTAACCTGATCAACATTTTGATTCTTTTAGGCGGGGTAGTCTACGCAGGTCGCGGTTTTGTGGGTAAGATTTTATCCCAGCGTCTTGAGGTAATCGAAACGGCGATCGCTGACGCTGAAAAACGCAAGCGCGAGGCGGTCGAGCAATTGGCAGACCAGCAGGAGAAGCTGGCACAGGCTCGGTCGGAATGCGATCGCATTAAAGCCGCCGCGCAGGCAGATGCCAAAGTAGCTAGCGATGCGATTCTTGCCACTGTTGCCGCCGACATCGAGCGCTTGAGAGAAGCCTCCGCACGCGAGATTGCGACGGAACAAGAAAGAGCGATCGTTCAACTCAGACAGCAAGTTGCCGAGAAAGCATTGGCTGGAGTCAGAGCTCATTTCGATCGCGGTCTCAGCGATTCCGTGCAGCAGCAGTTGGTAAATCGCAGTATTGAATTGCTAGGAGCAAAATAG
- a CDS encoding F0F1 ATP synthase subunit B', translated as MTFWTLHWTLPIATEAVEAAEKSGGLFDIGATLPLMVVQFLILVAVLNVFFFKPLTKAIDDRNDYVRNNISDAKERLEKATALAQQYEQELATARKSAQAMVLAATDEAAKNRAAQIARAMEEGQAQLASAKAEVEAQKQAAEASLNAQVEALSRQILEKILGDLVHS; from the coding sequence ATGACATTCTGGACATTGCATTGGACGTTGCCGATCGCGACCGAAGCTGTAGAAGCTGCGGAAAAGAGCGGTGGGCTGTTTGATATCGGCGCAACTTTGCCGCTAATGGTTGTGCAATTTTTAATTCTGGTTGCCGTTCTCAATGTGTTTTTCTTTAAGCCTTTAACTAAGGCTATTGACGATCGCAACGATTACGTACGCAACAATATCTCTGATGCCAAAGAGCGCTTGGAGAAAGCAACCGCACTGGCACAGCAATACGAGCAAGAGCTAGCTACAGCTCGTAAATCTGCTCAAGCGATGGTGTTAGCAGCGACAGATGAGGCAGCTAAGAATCGCGCTGCGCAAATCGCCAGAGCTATGGAGGAAGGTCAGGCGCAATTAGCAAGTGCCAAAGCGGAAGTGGAAGCGCAAAAGCAAGCCGCTGAAGCCTCCTTGAACGCTCAAGTTGAAGCACTCAGCAGACAAATTTTGGAGAAGATTCTGGGCGATCTAGTGCATAGCTAG
- the atpE gene encoding ATP synthase F0 subunit C translates to MNPIIAAASVLGAGLAIGLGAIGSGIGQGTAAGQAVSGIARQPEAEGKIRGALLLSFAFMESLTIYGLVVALVLLFANPFAG, encoded by the coding sequence ATGAATCCAATCATCGCTGCTGCTTCAGTTTTGGGCGCTGGTCTCGCAATTGGTTTGGGGGCTATCGGTTCTGGTATCGGTCAAGGAACTGCGGCAGGTCAAGCTGTATCAGGTATTGCGCGTCAGCCAGAAGCTGAAGGCAAAATTCGCGGCGCATTACTGTTAAGCTTTGCGTTCATGGAATCTCTGACCATTTACGGCCTGGTTGTAGCTCTAGTGCTTCTATTTGCCAATCCTTTTGCAGGTTAA
- the atpB gene encoding F0F1 ATP synthase subunit A produces the protein MIERLFSYAQITDFATLEVGQHFYWQIGNLSIHGQVMIMTWIVIAVLVIASAIATRNIQRVPAKLQNFMEYVLEFVQGIAKDQMGEKEYRNWVPFIGTFFLFIFVSNWLGALVPWKLIKLPEGELAAPTADLNTTVGLALLVSVLYFYAGLSRRGLGYFSRYIEGSPFLLPIWVLEDFTRPLSLSFRLFGNILADELVVAVFVLLIPLFVPLPVMALGLFTSAIQALIFSTLAAAYIGEAMEGHGGEEHEH, from the coding sequence ATGATCGAACGATTGTTTTCTTACGCTCAAATAACAGACTTTGCCACTTTAGAAGTGGGCCAACACTTCTATTGGCAAATTGGCAACCTGTCAATCCACGGTCAAGTTATGATTATGACCTGGATTGTAATTGCCGTGCTGGTTATAGCGTCTGCTATAGCTACTCGGAATATCCAACGCGTTCCAGCCAAATTGCAGAACTTTATGGAATATGTGCTGGAATTCGTGCAGGGCATTGCCAAAGATCAGATGGGTGAGAAGGAATATCGCAATTGGGTTCCTTTCATCGGTACTTTCTTTCTATTTATATTCGTTTCCAATTGGCTGGGAGCGCTCGTTCCTTGGAAGCTAATTAAATTACCAGAAGGGGAGTTGGCGGCACCTACTGCTGACCTGAATACTACAGTGGGGTTGGCTCTTTTGGTATCCGTGCTGTACTTTTACGCAGGATTAAGCAGGAGAGGCTTGGGCTACTTTAGTAGGTACATTGAAGGTTCGCCATTCCTTTTGCCAATCTGGGTTCTAGAAGATTTCACTCGCCCCCTCTCACTCAGCTTCCGTCTGTTTGGCAATATTTTGGCAGATGAGTTGGTGGTTGCGGTATTCGTTCTATTGATTCCCTTGTTTGTACCGCTACCTGTAATGGCTCTGGGACTATTTACTAGTGCCATCCAGGCTTTGATTTTTTCGACATTAGCGGCGGCATACATTGGTGAAGCAATGGAAGGTCACGGTGGAGAAGAGCATGAGCACTGA
- a CDS encoding ATP synthase subunit I, which translates to MKVIPAKKSIERSEADLNNSGDRVDEYGDLKFKLYAITLLLTGVIGLAVWGICGSNLALNYLLGAIVGVVYLRMLAKDIDRVGKERKQLIYSKFSRFVLVSVAIVAAARAQQLHILPVFLGFMTYKVAILVYTFQDLMRTRST; encoded by the coding sequence GTGAAAGTTATCCCCGCGAAGAAAAGCATCGAACGCTCAGAGGCAGACCTAAATAACTCAGGCGATCGCGTCGATGAGTACGGTGACCTTAAGTTCAAGCTATACGCAATTACGCTATTGCTGACTGGGGTAATTGGCCTGGCAGTATGGGGTATTTGCGGATCGAATCTAGCCTTGAATTATTTGTTGGGTGCGATCGTTGGTGTGGTGTACTTAAGAATGCTGGCGAAGGATATTGATCGAGTAGGGAAAGAACGGAAACAGCTTATTTACTCTAAGTTTTCCCGGTTTGTCCTGGTCTCTGTCGCGATCGTTGCAGCAGCTCGTGCACAGCAGCTACATATTCTGCCTGTGTTCCTAGGATTTATGACCTACAAAGTCGCAATCTTGGTATATACGTTCCAGGATCTAATGCGTACTCGTTCTACCTAG